In one Silene latifolia isolate original U9 population chromosome 10, ASM4854445v1, whole genome shotgun sequence genomic region, the following are encoded:
- the LOC141606800 gene encoding putative prolyl 4-hydroxylase 12: MATVILSLSNTSRGGEISFPESQIKTSGLKSKLWPYSVSRKNLLKPVKGNAILFFNVHPNASPDKRSHHERNPVTEGGMWSAVKVFYLRAVSGITVPTDHENSDCTDEDESCPKWAALGECQRNAVLLRDMSKELQSLLIQTLTRG; this comes from the exons ATGGCGACTGTAATCTTGAGTCTTTCAAACACTTCTCGGGGTGGTGAGATTTCCTTCCCTGAATCTCAG ATCAAAACCTCAGGACTGAAGAGCAAGTTGTGGCCTTACTCTGTTAGCCGTAAAAATTTACTGAAACCCGTTAAAGGAAATGCTATTCTCTTCTTCAATGTCCACCCAAATGCATCTCCTGACAAAAGAAGCCACCACGAGAGGAACCCGGTGACTGAAGGCGGAATGTGGTCTGCTGTCAAAGTATTTTACCTGAGAGCAGTCAGTGGGATTACTGTTCCAACTGATCATGAAAACAGTGACTGCACAGATGAAGACGAAAGCTGCCCAAAATGGGCTGCCCTCGGGGAATGCCAAAGAAACGCAGTATTATTACGGGACATGTCGAAAGAGCTGCAAAGTCTGCTGATCCAAACACTCACTCGTGGATAG